In Streptomyces violaceusniger Tu 4113, one DNA window encodes the following:
- a CDS encoding alpha/beta hydrolase — MRTRPFVHVLAASTLAALVPALAPVTASAAGNPLEPYLGQKPAWHRCADDNPASYQCATIKVPLDYSRPDGKKTDLAISRMKTSTAAERRGVLLLNPGGPGGPGTGMPLSLATELPKSVTEKFDLIGFDPRGVGGSSPVTCGLTGIEESWERPYRDETLARDVKWARTVAEKCDQEQGDKLRHITTRNTARDMDVIRAVLGEKKISYLGYSYGTYLGAVYTQMFPRRADRFVLDSSVDPARIWRGMIQIWAEGAEPAFTRWSEWTAQRHSTYKLGKTPEAVRKTFWDLVAQADREPIELDGLKLTGDDIRGGSRASFFTVREGAEAIASLKKAADGAPARTGESTVPSRPAQPAFGRAEAPDNGTAAFWSVVCGDTRDWPRDPEQYRGDALRAKAKYPLYGDFGSTIKPCAFWKKDGSEPATKVDNKVGALILQNEWDSQTPIASGRGMHRAMRGSRMVTVAGGEGHGVYGYTKSCADKPATGYLSTGRLPAKDVTCRTPASQREQGFKKLPLPAPQGLPGTTNGF; from the coding sequence GTGCGAACCAGACCATTCGTCCATGTCCTGGCGGCGAGCACCCTCGCGGCCCTGGTACCGGCCCTCGCCCCGGTCACCGCCTCCGCCGCAGGCAACCCCCTGGAGCCGTACCTCGGTCAGAAGCCGGCCTGGCACCGCTGCGCCGACGACAATCCGGCCTCCTACCAGTGCGCCACCATCAAGGTCCCGTTGGACTACAGCCGCCCCGACGGCAAGAAGACCGATCTCGCGATATCGCGGATGAAGACCAGCACCGCGGCGGAGCGCCGCGGTGTGCTGCTGCTCAACCCCGGTGGACCGGGCGGTCCGGGCACCGGCATGCCGCTCTCGCTGGCCACTGAGCTACCGAAGTCCGTGACGGAGAAGTTCGACCTCATCGGCTTCGACCCCCGGGGGGTCGGCGGGAGCTCCCCCGTCACCTGTGGTCTGACCGGCATCGAGGAGAGCTGGGAACGCCCCTACCGGGACGAGACGCTCGCCCGGGACGTGAAGTGGGCGCGCACCGTCGCCGAGAAGTGCGACCAGGAACAAGGCGACAAGCTGCGTCACATCACCACCCGGAACACGGCTCGCGACATGGACGTCATCCGGGCCGTGCTGGGCGAGAAGAAGATCTCCTACCTCGGGTACTCGTACGGCACCTACCTCGGCGCCGTCTACACGCAGATGTTCCCCCGGCGCGCCGACCGCTTTGTGCTGGACAGCTCCGTGGACCCGGCACGGATATGGCGCGGCATGATCCAGATCTGGGCCGAGGGCGCCGAACCCGCCTTCACGCGGTGGAGCGAGTGGACCGCCCAGCGGCACAGTACGTACAAACTGGGCAAGACCCCCGAGGCCGTTCGCAAGACCTTCTGGGACCTTGTCGCCCAGGCCGACCGTGAGCCGATCGAGCTCGACGGCCTGAAGCTGACCGGCGACGACATCCGCGGCGGCAGCCGCGCCTCGTTCTTCACGGTGCGCGAGGGCGCGGAGGCCATCGCCAGTTTGAAGAAGGCGGCCGACGGGGCTCCGGCCCGCACCGGCGAGTCCACGGTGCCCAGCCGTCCCGCCCAGCCGGCCTTCGGCCGCGCCGAGGCCCCGGACAACGGCACCGCCGCCTTCTGGTCCGTCGTATGCGGCGACACCCGTGACTGGCCGCGCGACCCCGAGCAGTATCGTGGCGACGCGTTGCGGGCGAAGGCGAAGTATCCGCTGTACGGCGACTTCGGATCCACCATCAAGCCGTGCGCCTTCTGGAAGAAGGACGGCAGCGAGCCCGCCACCAAGGTCGACAACAAGGTCGGCGCGCTGATCCTGCAGAACGAGTGGGACTCGCAGACGCCCATCGCCAGCGGTCGCGGTATGCACCGGGCCATGAGGGGCTCCCGGATGGTCACCGTCGCCGGAGGCGAGGGCCACGGTGTCTACGGCTACACCAAGTCGTGCGCGGACAAGCCGGCCACCGGCTATCTGTCCACCGGCCGTCTCCCGGCGAAGGACGTGACGTGCCGTACGCCCGCGTCGCAGCGCGAGCAGGGCTTCAAGAAGTTGCCCCTTCCCGCGCCTCAGGGACTCCCGGGGACGACGAACGGCTTCTGA
- a CDS encoding nuclear transport factor 2 family protein, whose product MNAADRFRAAVDSKDLTALDDLFTEDIRLYSPVKFTPFEGKPMVLGLFGVLLRTFEDFRYVGDYNGTAQTSTDGTSAASAVLLFRARVADKEIHGIDLLHFHDDGRIKEFTVMVRPQSAVHALGEAVLAGLVEDGLAPAPAGQ is encoded by the coding sequence ATGAACGCCGCCGACCGTTTCCGTGCCGCCGTCGACAGCAAGGACCTCACGGCCCTGGACGACCTGTTCACCGAGGACATCCGCCTCTACAGCCCCGTCAAGTTCACCCCCTTCGAAGGCAAGCCGATGGTGCTCGGCCTCTTCGGGGTCCTGTTGCGCACGTTCGAGGACTTCCGTTACGTCGGCGACTACAACGGCACCGCGCAGACCAGCACCGACGGCACCTCAGCCGCGTCGGCGGTGCTGCTCTTCCGCGCCCGGGTGGCCGACAAGGAGATCCACGGCATCGACCTGCTGCACTTCCACGACGACGGCCGGATCAAAGAGTTCACCGTCATGGTCCGGCCCCAGTCCGCCGTCCACGCCCTTGGCGAAGCGGTCCTCGCCGGGCTGGTCGAGGACGGCCTCGCACCGGCGCCCGCGGGCCAGTAG
- a CDS encoding PadR family transcriptional regulator produces the protein MALRHAVLAALLEGELSGYQLTKAFDIGVANFWHAQPQQLYAELTRLEKDGLIAGREVAQEARPTKRLFQVTDAGLAELEEFTAAFAKPSFIRDDLLVKVQAADHVDTETLIGQLTERAAFAQAKIDLFGKLLRRIRGDLTEEAFLRHGRPIGPYLTCLRGLALEQGNRDWCERTITVLRQREHTHARH, from the coding sequence ATGGCCCTACGGCACGCCGTGCTGGCGGCACTGCTCGAGGGGGAGCTCAGCGGATACCAGCTCACCAAGGCGTTCGACATCGGCGTGGCGAACTTCTGGCACGCCCAGCCGCAGCAGCTCTACGCCGAGCTGACCCGTCTGGAGAAGGACGGGCTCATCGCGGGCCGGGAGGTGGCCCAGGAGGCCCGCCCCACCAAGCGCCTGTTCCAGGTGACCGATGCCGGGCTGGCGGAGCTGGAGGAGTTCACGGCCGCCTTCGCGAAGCCCTCCTTCATCCGCGACGACCTGCTCGTCAAGGTCCAGGCCGCCGACCATGTCGACACCGAGACCCTGATCGGCCAGCTCACCGAGCGGGCCGCCTTCGCCCAAGCCAAGATCGACCTCTTCGGCAAGCTGCTGCGCAGAATCCGCGGTGACCTTACGGAGGAGGCCTTCCTTCGCCACGGCCGCCCCATTGGCCCGTACTTGACCTGTCTGCGCGGTCTGGCCCTCGAACAGGGCAACCGCGACTGGTGCGAGCGCACGATCACGGTCCTGCGACAGAGGGAGCACACCCATGCCCGGCACTGA
- a CDS encoding SGNH/GDSL hydrolase family protein — protein MPGTDAPYSRYVALGDSQTEGLGDGDEATGLRGFADRLAEHLAHHNPGVSYANLAVRGRLAAQVHTEQLAPALSLRPDLATVVAGVNDLLRPRFDADQVAHHLEAMFAALTAQGARVATLTFPDPARITPLARPLAPRVVALNQRIRDAAGRHGVTVAETSRHPVVADPRLWSSDRLHAGPLGHQRIAAALAHALGLPGTDDTWTHPLPPPATPVLTGWRAAPGELRWTATFLGPWLTRRLRGRSSGDGHTAKRPHLGPVDARRPS, from the coding sequence ATGCCCGGCACTGACGCGCCCTACAGCCGCTACGTCGCGCTGGGCGACAGCCAGACCGAGGGCCTGGGCGACGGCGACGAGGCCACCGGTCTGCGCGGCTTCGCCGACCGCCTCGCCGAACACCTCGCCCACCACAACCCCGGCGTCTCCTACGCCAATCTCGCCGTACGGGGCCGCCTCGCCGCGCAGGTCCACACCGAGCAGCTCGCACCCGCCCTGTCCCTCCGCCCCGACCTTGCCACCGTCGTCGCCGGGGTCAACGACCTGCTGCGCCCCCGCTTCGACGCCGACCAAGTCGCCCACCACCTGGAGGCGATGTTCGCCGCGCTCACCGCCCAGGGCGCCCGTGTGGCCACGCTCACCTTCCCCGACCCCGCCCGCATCACCCCGCTGGCGCGCCCTCTCGCCCCGCGCGTCGTCGCCCTGAACCAGCGCATCCGCGATGCCGCCGGGCGTCACGGGGTCACCGTCGCCGAAACCAGCCGGCACCCCGTCGTCGCCGATCCCCGGCTGTGGAGCAGCGACCGCCTGCACGCCGGCCCCCTCGGTCACCAGCGCATCGCCGCCGCCCTCGCGCACGCCCTCGGCCTGCCCGGCACCGACGACACCTGGACCCACCCCCTGCCCCCGCCGGCGACGCCCGTACTCACCGGATGGCGCGCCGCCCCCGGCGAACTGCGCTGGACCGCCACCTTCCTCGGCCCCTGGCTCACCCGGCGGCTCCGCGGCCGCTCCTCCGGCGACGGCCACACCGCCAAGCGCCCACATCTGGGCCCGGTGGACGCGAGGCGTCCGAGCTGA
- a CDS encoding DUF4232 domain-containing protein, with protein sequence MRTSRIRTAALATVTAALALGLTACGGADGDSKAAGGDKAAGTSQSRSASDGDAKGGAEQAKSGGDAKTGERSTTASGGSDEVANKATTAAQQCRGDEMMVTAVHQLADQQGDHLLITASNEGDKPCWVTSYPSVKLGDDEAVLPHSKKDNPGGDKRITLQSGGTAYSAVNLFDYGSKNQTAQSFAIALRGADGQDGPSYSVDSKGEKPQFRWNEADVLNWSTEKPYDF encoded by the coding sequence ATGCGTACTTCCCGGATTCGTACCGCCGCCCTGGCCACCGTCACCGCCGCGCTGGCGCTGGGCCTGACCGCCTGCGGCGGCGCCGACGGCGACTCGAAGGCGGCGGGCGGCGACAAGGCCGCCGGCACCTCGCAGAGCCGGTCCGCGTCCGACGGAGACGCCAAGGGCGGCGCGGAGCAGGCCAAGAGCGGCGGTGACGCCAAGACGGGCGAGCGCTCCACGACCGCCTCGGGTGGGTCGGACGAGGTCGCGAACAAGGCCACAACGGCCGCCCAGCAGTGCCGCGGCGACGAGATGATGGTCACCGCGGTGCACCAGCTCGCCGACCAGCAGGGCGACCACCTGCTGATCACCGCGTCGAACGAGGGCGACAAGCCGTGCTGGGTCACCTCGTACCCGTCCGTGAAGCTGGGCGACGACGAGGCCGTACTGCCGCACTCGAAGAAGGACAACCCGGGCGGCGACAAGCGCATCACGCTCCAGAGCGGCGGCACGGCATACAGCGCGGTGAACCTCTTCGACTACGGCTCGAAGAACCAGACGGCGCAGTCGTTCGCCATCGCGCTGCGCGGCGCGGACGGTCAGGACGGCCCCTCCTACTCCGTCGACAGCAAGGGCGAGAAGCCGCAGTTCCGCTGGAACGAGGCCGACGTGCTGAACTGGAGCACCGAGAAGCCGTACGACTTCTGA
- the argC gene encoding N-acetyl-gamma-glutamyl-phosphate reductase, which translates to MVIRAAVAGASGYAGGELLRLLLAHPEVEIGTLTGNSNAGQPLAGLQPHLLPLAGRVLEPTTAEALARHDVVFLALPHGQSAAVAEQLGDQVLVIDCGADFRLKDAADWEKFYGSPHAGTWPYGLPELPGARSALEGARRIAVPGCYPTAISLALFPAYAAGLLEPEAVIVAASGTSGAGKAPKPHLLGSEVMGSMSPYGVGGGHRHTPEMIQNLSAAAGERVSVSFTPTLAPMPRGILATCSATARPGVTGESLRAAYEKALRDEPFVTLLPEGQWPSTAAVHGSNAALLQVAHDEAAGRAIVISAIDNLTKGTAGGAVQSMNIALGLPEELGLSTIGVAP; encoded by the coding sequence ATGGTCATACGTGCTGCGGTGGCAGGCGCGAGCGGATACGCGGGCGGGGAACTGCTGCGCCTGCTGCTCGCCCACCCCGAGGTGGAGATCGGCACCCTGACCGGCAACTCCAACGCCGGGCAGCCCCTCGCCGGGCTGCAGCCCCATCTGCTTCCGCTGGCCGGGCGGGTGCTGGAGCCCACCACCGCGGAGGCGCTGGCCAGGCATGACGTGGTCTTCCTGGCGCTGCCGCACGGGCAGTCCGCCGCCGTGGCCGAGCAGCTCGGCGACCAGGTCCTGGTCATCGACTGCGGCGCCGACTTCCGGCTCAAGGACGCGGCGGACTGGGAGAAGTTCTACGGCTCGCCGCACGCCGGCACCTGGCCCTACGGCCTCCCCGAGCTGCCCGGGGCCCGCTCCGCGCTGGAGGGGGCCAGGCGCATCGCGGTTCCGGGCTGCTATCCCACCGCCATCTCCCTCGCGCTCTTCCCGGCGTACGCGGCGGGGCTGCTGGAGCCCGAGGCGGTGATCGTCGCCGCCTCCGGCACCTCGGGCGCGGGCAAGGCGCCCAAGCCGCATCTGCTGGGCAGCGAGGTCATGGGCTCCATGAGCCCGTACGGCGTCGGCGGCGGCCACCGGCACACCCCCGAGATGATCCAGAACCTGTCGGCCGCGGCAGGGGAGCGGGTCTCGGTCTCCTTCACCCCGACCCTCGCCCCGATGCCCCGCGGCATCCTCGCCACCTGCAGCGCCACGGCCCGGCCCGGGGTGACCGGGGAGAGCCTGCGGGCCGCGTACGAGAAGGCACTGCGGGACGAGCCGTTCGTCACCCTCCTCCCCGAGGGCCAGTGGCCCTCCACCGCCGCCGTCCACGGATCCAACGCCGCGCTGCTCCAGGTCGCCCATGACGAGGCGGCCGGCCGCGCCATCGTGATCAGCGCCATCGACAACCTCACCAAGGGCACCGCCGGTGGCGCGGTGCAGAGCATGAACATCGCCCTCGGCCTCCCCGAGGAGCTGGGACTTTCCACGATCGGAGTCGCTCCATGA
- the argJ gene encoding bifunctional glutamate N-acetyltransferase/amino-acid acetyltransferase ArgJ, translating to MSVTAAQGFTASGVAAGIKENGNPDLALVVNTGPRLAAAAVFTSNRVKAAPVLWSEQVLKGGQVSAVVLNSGGANACTGPLGFQDTHATAEKAADALGHSAGEVAVASTGLIGVRLPMDAVLSGIGKAAEALSPHGGEKAAIAIRTTDTVHKTAVAQSPAGWTVGGMAKGAGMLAPGLATMLVVLTTDADVDTPGLDTALRAATRTTFDRIDSDGCMSTNDMVLLMASGASGVTPETAEFAEAVREVCADLARQLIGDAEGASKDIRIEVVGAASEDDAVEVGRSIARNNLLKCAVHGEDPNWGRVLSAIGTTSAAFEPDQLNVAINDVWVCKNGSVGEDRELVDMRYREVRITADLAAGGASAVIWTNDLTADYVHENSAYAS from the coding sequence ATGAGCGTTACGGCAGCCCAGGGCTTCACGGCCTCCGGCGTCGCGGCAGGCATCAAGGAGAACGGAAACCCCGACCTCGCACTCGTCGTGAACACCGGCCCGCGCCTCGCCGCCGCGGCCGTCTTCACCTCCAACCGCGTCAAGGCCGCCCCCGTCCTGTGGTCCGAGCAGGTCCTCAAGGGCGGCCAGGTCTCGGCCGTGGTCCTCAACTCCGGTGGCGCCAACGCCTGCACCGGCCCGCTGGGCTTCCAGGACACCCACGCCACCGCCGAGAAGGCCGCGGACGCCCTCGGCCACAGCGCGGGCGAGGTCGCCGTCGCCTCCACCGGGCTCATCGGCGTCCGGCTGCCCATGGACGCGGTGCTGTCCGGGATCGGCAAGGCCGCCGAGGCGCTCTCCCCGCACGGCGGCGAGAAGGCCGCCATCGCCATCAGGACCACCGACACCGTTCACAAGACGGCCGTCGCGCAGAGCCCGGCCGGCTGGACCGTCGGCGGTATGGCCAAGGGCGCGGGGATGCTGGCCCCGGGCCTGGCCACCATGCTCGTCGTCCTCACCACCGACGCCGACGTGGACACCCCCGGGCTGGACACCGCGCTGCGCGCCGCCACCCGCACCACCTTCGACCGGATCGACTCCGACGGCTGCATGTCCACCAACGACATGGTGCTGCTGATGGCCTCCGGCGCCTCCGGTGTCACGCCAGAGACCGCCGAGTTCGCCGAGGCGGTCCGCGAGGTCTGCGCCGATCTCGCCCGCCAGTTGATCGGGGACGCCGAGGGCGCCTCCAAGGACATCCGGATCGAGGTCGTGGGCGCGGCCTCCGAGGACGACGCCGTGGAGGTGGGCCGCTCCATCGCCCGTAACAACCTCCTCAAGTGCGCCGTCCACGGCGAGGACCCCAACTGGGGCCGGGTGCTCTCCGCGATCGGCACCACTTCCGCCGCCTTCGAACCGGACCAGCTCAACGTCGCCATCAACGACGTCTGGGTGTGCAAGAACGGCTCGGTGGGCGAGGACCGCGAACTGGTCGACATGCGCTACCGCGAGGTCCGCATCACCGCCGACCTGGCCGCGGGCGGCGCCTCGGCGGTCATCTGGACCAACGACCTGACCGCCGACTACGTCCACGAGAACAGCGCCTACGCATCATGA
- the argB gene encoding acetylglutamate kinase: protein MSEPTARKHTALPKARILIEALPWLTRHHGKTVVIKFGGNAMVDDELKAAFAQDVVFLRHAGLRPVVVHGGGPQISAQLDRHGLVSEFKAGLRVTTDDAMDVVRMVLAGQVQRELVGLLNRHGPLAVGMTGEDAHLMSATKHFAEIDGEQVDIGRVGQITEIDTGAVQALLDDGRIPVVSSIARSADDAHVYNVNADTAAAALAVALGAETLVVLTDVEGLYADWPNSDDVISKLTASRLEKLLPELASGMVPKMEGCLYAVRHGVTTARVLDGRVPHAILLEIFTDEGIGTMVLPDGTVIDQRDKGGKGGNGHQDNQGDKGEDQ, encoded by the coding sequence ATGAGCGAGCCGACCGCCCGTAAACACACCGCCCTGCCCAAGGCCCGCATCCTCATCGAGGCGCTGCCCTGGCTGACCCGGCACCACGGCAAGACCGTGGTGATCAAATTCGGCGGCAACGCCATGGTCGACGACGAGCTGAAGGCCGCCTTCGCCCAGGACGTCGTCTTCCTGCGCCACGCGGGCCTGCGCCCCGTCGTCGTCCACGGCGGCGGCCCCCAGATCAGCGCCCAGCTCGACCGGCACGGTCTGGTCAGCGAGTTCAAGGCCGGGCTGCGGGTCACCACCGACGACGCCATGGACGTCGTACGGATGGTGCTGGCCGGACAGGTCCAGCGCGAACTGGTCGGGCTGCTCAACCGGCACGGCCCGCTCGCCGTCGGCATGACCGGCGAGGACGCGCATCTGATGTCCGCCACCAAGCACTTCGCCGAGATCGACGGCGAGCAGGTGGACATCGGCCGGGTCGGCCAGATCACCGAGATCGACACCGGGGCGGTCCAGGCCCTGCTGGACGACGGCCGGATCCCGGTCGTCTCCTCCATCGCCCGCAGCGCCGATGACGCCCACGTCTACAACGTCAACGCCGACACGGCCGCCGCCGCGCTCGCCGTCGCGCTGGGCGCCGAGACGCTGGTGGTGCTCACCGATGTCGAGGGCCTCTACGCCGACTGGCCCAACAGCGACGATGTGATCAGCAAGCTCACCGCGAGCCGGCTCGAGAAGCTGCTGCCGGAGCTGGCCAGCGGCATGGTGCCGAAGATGGAGGGCTGTCTGTACGCCGTGCGCCACGGGGTCACCACCGCCCGTGTGCTGGACGGACGCGTACCGCACGCCATCCTGCTGGAGATCTTCACCGACGAGGGCATCGGCACGATGGTCCTGCCGGACGGGACCGTGATCGACCAGCGGGACAAGGGCGGCAAGGGCGGCAACGGACACCAGGACAACCAGGGCGACAAGGGGGAGGACCAGTGA
- a CDS encoding acetylornithine transaminase, giving the protein MSNAELKQRWQGALMDNYGTPRLPLAHGEGTKVWDADGKEYLDFVGGIAVNSLGHAHPAVVRAVSDQIATLGHVSNLFVAEPPVALAERLLQLFGRSGRVYFSNSGAEAVEAAVKIGRRTGRTHMVATTGGFHGRTMGALALTGQPAKQEPFLPLPGDVTHVPYGDVAALRAAVTTDTALVIVEPIQGENGVIVPPAGYLAAAREITRATGTLLVLDEIQTGIGRTGHWFEHQAQGVEPDVVTLAKGLGAGLPIGATLAFGPAADLLTPGQHGSTFGGNPVACAAALAVLDTIAADGILDRVKQAGERLRNGIESLDHSLVARVRGAGLLLGIVLTESLAPQVQQAAQDAGLLVNAVAPDVVRLAPPLVIADEEVDTFLRELPAVLDAAGEGDGERRAGD; this is encoded by the coding sequence GTGAGCAACGCGGAGCTGAAGCAGCGCTGGCAGGGGGCGCTCATGGACAACTACGGCACCCCCCGCCTCCCGCTCGCCCACGGCGAGGGCACCAAGGTCTGGGACGCGGACGGCAAGGAATACCTCGACTTCGTCGGCGGTATCGCCGTCAACTCCCTCGGCCATGCCCACCCCGCCGTCGTCCGGGCCGTGTCCGACCAGATCGCCACCCTCGGCCATGTCTCCAACCTCTTCGTCGCCGAGCCCCCGGTGGCGCTCGCCGAGCGGCTGCTCCAGCTCTTCGGCCGCTCCGGACGCGTGTACTTCTCCAACTCGGGCGCGGAGGCGGTCGAGGCCGCCGTCAAGATCGGGCGGCGCACCGGGCGCACCCATATGGTGGCCACCACGGGTGGCTTCCACGGCCGCACCATGGGCGCCCTCGCGCTGACCGGCCAGCCCGCCAAGCAGGAACCGTTCCTTCCGCTGCCCGGCGACGTCACGCATGTGCCGTACGGGGACGTGGCGGCGCTGCGCGCGGCCGTCACCACCGACACCGCCCTCGTCATCGTGGAGCCCATCCAGGGCGAGAACGGTGTCATCGTGCCGCCGGCCGGCTATCTGGCGGCGGCGCGGGAGATCACCCGGGCCACCGGCACCCTGCTGGTGCTCGACGAGATCCAGACCGGGATCGGGCGGACCGGACACTGGTTCGAGCACCAGGCGCAGGGCGTCGAGCCCGATGTGGTCACCCTGGCCAAGGGGCTCGGCGCCGGGCTGCCCATCGGCGCCACCCTCGCCTTCGGCCCCGCGGCCGACCTGCTGACCCCGGGTCAGCACGGATCCACCTTCGGCGGAAACCCCGTCGCCTGCGCCGCCGCTCTCGCCGTCCTCGACACGATCGCCGCCGACGGCATCCTGGACCGGGTCAAGCAGGCGGGGGAGCGGCTGCGTAACGGAATCGAATCGCTCGACCACTCTCTGGTAGCCCGGGTCCGCGGCGCCGGGCTGCTGCTCGGTATCGTGCTCACAGAGTCCCTCGCACCGCAGGTGCAGCAGGCGGCTCAGGACGCGGGACTCCTGGTGAACGCGGTCGCGCCGGATGTGGTCCGGCTCGCCCCGCCGCTCGTCATCGCCGACGAGGAGGTGGACACCTTCCTCCGGGAGCTGCCCGCCGTTCTGGACGCCGCAGGCGAGGGTGACGGGGAACGACGAGCCGGAGACTGA
- a CDS encoding arginine repressor: MTEAQHTDAQHTDVQDANHGGPAVPQTRTARHRRIVDILNRQAVRSQSQLAKLLADDGLSVTQATLSRDLDELGAVKIRNTGGELIYAVPSEGGDRTPRAPLGESASEARMARLAAELLISAEASANLVVLRTPPGAAQFLASAIDSAELHDILGTIAGDDTLMLISRDPVGGQQLADHLLRLAQKER; this comes from the coding sequence ATGACCGAGGCGCAGCACACCGACGCGCAGCACACCGACGTGCAGGACGCCAACCACGGCGGACCGGCTGTGCCGCAGACCCGCACCGCACGCCACCGCCGGATCGTGGACATCCTGAACCGGCAGGCCGTGCGCTCCCAGAGCCAGCTCGCCAAGCTGCTCGCCGACGACGGGCTCTCCGTCACCCAGGCGACGCTCTCCCGGGACCTGGACGAGCTGGGCGCGGTGAAGATCCGCAACACCGGCGGTGAGCTGATCTACGCGGTGCCGAGCGAGGGCGGCGACCGCACGCCGCGCGCCCCGCTCGGCGAGTCGGCGAGCGAGGCGCGGATGGCCCGGCTGGCGGCCGAGCTGCTGATCTCGGCGGAGGCATCGGCCAACCTCGTGGTGCTGCGCACCCCGCCGGGCGCCGCCCAGTTCCTCGCCTCGGCCATCGACTCGGCCGAGCTGCACGACATCCTCGGCACCATCGCGGGCGACGACACCCTCATGCTGATCAGCCGCGACCCGGTGGGCGGCCAGCAACTCGCGGACCATCTGCTGCGCCTGGCCCAGAAGGAGCGTTAG
- a CDS encoding bile acid:sodium symporter family protein: MQPPSPSPSPSPESTSADRAARRAVTVFPILVLAAGAAGLTTPGTFSGWAPNVPYLLGVIMFCMGLTMTPQDFSGVVKRPWAVALGLVAHYVIMPGLGWLIANALGLSPQLAAGVILVGCAPSGTASNVVTYLARGDVALSVSVATVSTVLAPLVTPPLTLLLAGEFLPVDAGSMVTDILKTVLLPVVGGLVVRLVAGRYVHRVLGLLPWLSAVTIGVIVAVVVAASADAIKSAAALVLLAVVLHNGLGLALGYGAGKVARLGAPASRAMAFEVGMQNSGLAASLAAAHFSPLAALPAAVFSVWHNVSGAVVAAWMSYRARGAEKSASA; the protein is encoded by the coding sequence GTGCAGCCGCCCTCGCCGTCGCCCTCGCCGTCGCCGGAGTCCACCTCCGCCGACCGGGCGGCCCGGCGGGCCGTCACCGTCTTCCCCATTCTGGTCCTCGCCGCCGGGGCGGCGGGCCTCACCACGCCCGGCACCTTCAGCGGCTGGGCGCCGAACGTGCCCTATCTGCTCGGCGTGATCATGTTCTGCATGGGGCTGACCATGACCCCGCAGGACTTCTCCGGTGTGGTCAAGCGGCCCTGGGCGGTGGCCCTCGGGCTGGTCGCGCACTATGTGATCATGCCGGGTCTGGGGTGGCTGATCGCCAACGCCCTAGGTCTCTCCCCGCAGTTGGCGGCCGGCGTCATCCTGGTCGGCTGTGCGCCGAGCGGAACGGCCTCGAACGTGGTGACCTATCTGGCGCGCGGCGATGTGGCCCTGTCGGTCTCGGTCGCCACCGTCTCCACGGTGCTCGCGCCCCTAGTCACCCCGCCGCTGACGCTGCTGCTGGCCGGGGAGTTCCTGCCGGTGGACGCGGGGTCGATGGTCACCGACATCCTCAAGACCGTGCTGCTGCCGGTGGTCGGGGGGCTGGTCGTGCGGCTGGTCGCCGGGCGGTACGTCCACCGGGTGCTGGGGCTGCTGCCCTGGCTGTCGGCCGTCACCATCGGCGTGATCGTCGCGGTCGTGGTGGCGGCCAGCGCGGACGCCATCAAGTCGGCGGCGGCGCTGGTGCTGCTCGCCGTGGTGCTCCACAACGGGCTCGGCCTGGCGCTGGGATACGGGGCCGGGAAGGTGGCCCGGCTGGGCGCGCCCGCCAGCCGGGCCATGGCCTTCGAGGTCGGCATGCAGAACTCCGGGCTCGCCGCCTCCCTGGCCGCCGCCCACTTCAGCCCGCTGGCCGCGCTCCCGGCCGCCGTGTTCTCCGTCTGGCACAACGTTTCGGGCGCGGTGGTGGCGGCTTGGATGTCGTACCGGGCGCGGGGGGCGGAGAAGTCGGCGAGCGCCTAG